GGGTAATGTCACATGTGAGGCTGGCGAAGCAGCTTGTCAGGTCTGAATGATTTCATGGCGCAACGATTCGTTCTAACCTGATAAGATGCCTCGTGCCTCGGCATGACAGACACTTGCAGTTCTGCAGATGATGCGGCGATGCTCAGCAGGCCTGGCTTTTTAGCTCAGAACCACCCAGTCTGCGGGACTTCTGCCCAGAAACGCTCGCGGCTCCCGACCTTTGGCCGCCGGAGCTTCTTCCGCGTTGCGAATGCTATTCAATTCCCTTCATTTTCTGGTGTTTTTCCCGATAGTAGTCGGGCTCTACTACGGCCTGCCGCCGCGGTGGCGCGGGCCGCTGCTACTGCTGGCCAGCTACTATTTCTACATGAGCTGGCGGGCGGCCTACGCCCTGCTGCTGCTGGCCACCACGCTGGTAGACTACTACAGCGGCTACCGCATGAGCCAGCTGCCCACCAGGCAGGAGCGGCGGCCGTACCTCTACCTCAGTCTGGTGAGCAACCTGGGCACGCTGTTCGTATTCAAGTACTTCAACTTTTTCCGGGACGCGACTTTGCAGCTGGCTGGCGCGCTGCACCTGCCGCACGCGTCCTGGCCGGCCTTGGGTCTGCTGCTGCCGGTAGGGGTTTCGTTTTACACGTTTCAGTCGGTGGGCTACATCATCGATGTGTACCAGGGTCGGTTGGAAGCGGAGCGGAATTTTGGGCGGTTTGCCTTGTTCGTGGCCTTCTTTCCGCAGCTGGTAGCCGGCCCCATCGAGCGGGGCGGCCACATGCTGCCGCAGTACCGCCAAACCCACGCATTCGATTACCAGAAGGTAGTGAGCGGGCTGCGTCTGATGGCCTGGGGCTTGTTCAAAAAAGTGGTGGTAGCCGACCGGCTGGCCCTGTTCGTCAACCCGGTGTTTAATAATCCGCAGCAGCACCCCGAAGGCCCGCTGCTGGTGCTGGCCACGCTGGCCTTTGCGTTTCAGATTTACGGCGACTTCTCCGGCTACACCGACATGGCGCGGGGCGCCGCCCGGGTGCTGGGCTTCGATTTTAACCTCAACTTCCGGCAGCCTTACTTATCAGCTTCGGTGCCCGAATTCTGGCGGCGCTGGCACATTTCGCTCTCCAGCTGGTTCCGCGACTACGTATACATTCCGCTGGGGGGAAGCCGCGTGGCCCCGGCCCGCGCCTATGGCAACCTGATGGCTGTGTTCCTCATCAGCGGCCTGTGGCACGGCGCCAACTGGACGTTCCTGGTCTGGGGCGGCTTGCATGGGCTGTACCTGGTGCTTAGCACCTGGGCCAAGCCCCTGCGCGAGCGACTAGCTCAACTTACGGGGCTGGCCGCCCATTCGCGGCTGCGCCACGGCCTGGGCGTGCTGGTCACCTTCACGCTGGTGACCTACGCCTGGATATTCTTCAGAGCCAACAGCTTGGCAGATGCCTTGTACATCAGCCGGCACCTGGGCAGTGGGTGGACTGCGCTAAATGGCCGCCGGATAGGAACCCTGCTGCTGGACTTCTCCCAGCACTACCGGCCCGAGCTGGCGATGGCCTTGTTTGCCGTTTTTGTGATGATGCTGGTCGAATACCTGGGCCGCAACCGCAGCCTGCAGGACTGGATGACCGCGCAGCCATTTCGGGTGCGGTGGGTGGGCTACGTGGGGCTCACGCTGCTCATCCTGTACTTGGGCATTTTCAACAGCACCTCCTTTATCTACTTTCAATTCTGATACGCCCGTTGTCCCCCGCTGTATCCCGATTTCTTGTGCGCTTGGTGCTGCTGGCTAGTGCAGGCGTGGCGGGGCTGCTGTTGCTGGGCCCGGTTGTGCTGGGCGGCCATGTCGATGCATTTTATGGCCGCTTCACCAGCCCCCGGGCCGGGTCGCTCATCCTGGGTACGTCGCGAGCGGCGCAGGGCATCCAGCCGGCGGTGCTCACGGCCAGCCTAGGCCCCAGATTCGAGCCACCGTTGCTAAATTATGCCTTCACGCTTACGCACTCGCCATATGGTCCGGCTTATTTGCGCAGCATCCAGCGCAAGCTTCGCCCGGAGGTGAAAAACGGCCTTTACATCGTAGCCGTGGACCCGTGGTCACTGTCCCTGACCGGGCGGGAGGGCACGTATCCGGAAGACAATTCCTTCATTGGCCAGCTCCACCAGATTAGTCAGAACCCCAACCTGGCCTACCTCACGCGCTACCAAACCAAGCCCCTGTACCGGCTCCTGCTCGACTATGCCACCGCCACCGAGCGCCTGCACCCCGACGGCTGGTTGGAAGTAAATATCGGCACGGACAGTGCCCAGGTGCAGGCCCGCACCGCCCGCAAATTGCAGGATTACCGCCAGCTGGCAGCCACGCAGCACCTTTCCGCCGGGCGCTTGCAGGCGTTGCGCCAAACCATTGAGCTGCTCAAGCAACACGGCCGGGTCTATTTGGTCCGTTTGCCGGTTGGGCCTTCGCTGTATCAACTTGAGCTAAGCTACCAGCCCAAATTCGACCAGCTCATGCGCGAAATGGCTGCTAACCAAGCGGTGTCCTACCTGGATTATAGCACCCAGCCTTATGCTACCACGGATGGCAACCACCTGCAAAAGGCCGCTAGTAAAACATTCAGCGAGCAGCTAGCCAAGGATTTAAAGCAGCTTTAGATTCTGGAGGCCGGCTTGCTGTCAGAATAGGGGTGAAAGGGTAACTCCACTCGAGGAACCTCACCCCTGCCGGGCACGGCCCCGGCCCCTCTCCAAAAGAGAAGGGAGCCTGCTTGTCATTGCGAATGAAGCGCAGCGGAATGCGGCAATCCGTCCTCTCGCTGCGACCAGCCTAGAGTTGTGACAAACTCTTTTAAAGCAAAAAGCCCCGACTCTGCAGCAGAGCCAGGGCTTTTCACATTAGAAGGGTAGTCGCTGAGACCAGGACGGATTTCCACGGCCTACGGCCTCGCAATGACAGCACCGCGCCGCCGTAGCATCCCTCTCCGCGGGAGAGGGGCCGGGGGTGAGTTTCCACCAAATTCACTTCACCCGCACCAGCTCTGCCAGCCGCTGCGTGAGCGACACCCGCGAGTACCGTTCGTGGCTAATTGCCGGCAGGTCCAGGTTGGGGTTTTTGCGCCACTGGTCTACCATGCCTTCCAGCGTTTCCAGCATGAGGGCGTAGTCCTGGTAGGGCAGGGCGTGGCCGGCGGCGCATTCCTGCAGCAGAATATCGGCATCGCAGCCGGCGGGGCCCACGCACAGAATGGGCTTATTGGCGGCGAGGTACTCGAACACCTTGCCGGGCAGGATGCCGAAGTTGCGCGGCACATCGGGGATGGCCATCAGGAGCGCCGACGCGCAGAGCAGGTGCTTTACCGACTCGTCGTGCGGCACGAAGGTGAGAAATTCGGTGGTTGGCAGCAAGCCGGCCAGCTCAATCTGGTGGCGCAGCTCCGCCGATACCTGGCCCACGAAGCGCAGGCGCAGGGGCACGTCGGGGTTGCGGGTGGCGCAGGCGGCCACGGCTTCCAGCAGGCGGTTGATGTGGTAGAGCTCCGTGATGGTGCCGGTGTGCGTGATGCGCAGGCAGTCGGTGGGCGGCTGCGAGGGCTGCTGAAAATCCGATTCGTCGTAGCCGTTGGGCAGCACGTGGAATTTGGCCGAAGGCAAGTCCGGGAGCTTGGCCAGGAAGAGGCGCTTGGTTTCGGGCGAGGTTACCAGCACGGCATCGGCCTGGGTGAGCACGCGGCGCTCGTAGCGCGCATCGAGCCAGGCGGCCAGGGGCGTGTGGTGCAGGTCTTTGTAGTAGTAGATGTCCGTCCAGGGGTCGCGCAGGTCGGCGAGCCAGCGCAGGCCGTGGCGCCGCTGCAGCTCCAGCCCAATAAGCTGGGTGGAGTGGGGCGGCGAGGACGTGAGCACGGCGTCAAACGTTTCGCCGGCGGCCAGCAGCCGCTCCACGGCGGCCAGGGCGTGGCGGTTCCAGCCCCGGCGCGGGTCCGGAATAAAGACGTTGCCGCGCACAAAGCGCATGGCTTTCTGCATCAGCCCGGGCTTGCCTTCGTTGGCAAAGCCGCCGTAGGGCACGGCCCGGCCAGTCAGTTTCTTGTAGCTTTCAAACGGCTCGGACGTGCCGGTGCGAATGACGCGCACGCCGGCGGGCACTTCCGCCAGCAGGCTTTCGTCCAGCACCGGGTAGGTCGCTTCGGCGGGGTCCACGGTTATCACGGTGGGCTCAACGCCGAAGGAGCCCAGGTGCTTTACAAACTTCAGGCAGCGTTGCACGCCGGCCCCGCCCGAGGGCGGCCAATAGTAGGTGATGACGAGCAGGCGCAACGGGCGAGGGGAGGGCACGAAAGAAGGAGACAACTAGCGGGGCGCGAAGGTACGTGGTTTGCCGGTTTTCGGGCATTTATGGTTACTTTTGGGGTTCAGTTCCAGCCTGATTCCCGGTAACTCGTCCGGTACCGAATCGGCCCCTTCCGTAAATTCCGCTCAACTCAGCGACTCATGTTCGATAATCTCTCCACTAAGCTCGACCGGGCATTTAAGACCCTGAAAGGCCAGGGCAGCATCTCGGAAATCAACGTTGCGGCCACCATCAAGGAAATCCGCCGCGCGCTGGTCGATGCCGACGTTAACTACAAGGTTGCCAAAGACGTAACCGACAAGATTAAGGAGGCCGCCATGGGCCGCGACGTGCTCACGGCCGTCTCGCCGGGCCAGCTCATGGTCAAAATCGTGTACGACGAGCTCACCGAGCTCATGGGCGGTGAGAAGAAGGACATCACCATCAAGGGCGACCCGGCCGTTATCCTGCTCTCGGGCCTCCAGGGCTCGGGCAAAACCACATTTGCCGGCAAGTTGGCCAGCTACGTAAAGAAGCAGAACCGCACGGTGCTGCTCGTGGCCTGCGACGTGTACCGCCCAGCGGCCATCGACCAGCTCAAGGTGCTCGGCGAGCAAATTGGCGTGGAAGTGTACTCGGAAGTCGAGAACAAAAACCCCGTTGAGATTTCGCGCAACGCCATCGAGTACGCGAAAAAGAACAACAAGAAAGTCGTCATCATCGACACCGCCGGCCGCCTGGCCGTCGACGAGCAGATGATGCGCGAGATTGAAGCCGTGAAGGCGGCCATCAACCCCTCGGAGACGCTGTTTGTGGTGGACTCCATGACCGGCCAGGACGCCGTGAACACGGCCAAAACCTTCAACGACCGGCTCAATTTCGACGGCGTGGTGCTCACCAAGCTCGACGGCGACTCGCGCGGCGGCGCGGCCCTCAGCATCCGGGCCGTGGTGGAAAAGCCCATCAAGTTCATTTCGACGGGCGAGAAGATGGACGCGCTGGACCTGTTCTACCCCGACCGCATGGCCCAGCGCATCCTGGGCATGGGCGACGTGATTTCGCTCGTGGAGCGCGCCCAGCAGCAGTTCGACGAGGACGAGGCCAAGCGCATCAACGCCAAAATTCGGAAAAACCAGTTCAACTTCGACGACTTCCTCTCGCAGCTGGAGCAAATCAAGAAGATGGGCAACATCAAGGACTTGATGGGCATGATTCCAGGCATGAGCAAGGCCATGAAAGACGTGGAAATCGACGACGACGCCTTCAAGCCCGTCGAGGCCATCATCAAGAGCATGACCAAGCAGGAGCGGGCCAACCCCGACATCCTCAACGGCTCGCGCAAGCGCCGGCTGGCCAAGGGTTCCGGTACCGACATTCAGCAGGTAAACGCCCTGATGAAGCAGTTCGACGACATGCGCAAAATGATGCGCACCATGAACAAAATGAGCCAGACCAAGGGCGGTATGGCCCAGATGGCCAAGATGATGGGCGGCATGAAGGGCGGCCCCGGTGGCATGATGCGCTAAGCAACACCACCCCATACATGGCGTAAGAAGCAGGTGGTGCACCTGTTTCTTACGCCATGGATATTTCTACTCCTACGCGGCCGGCGGTTCCGGTGCTGCTCCGGCTGGGCTTGCCGGCGCGCTTGCTGCGCGTGGGGCTGGCTTTGGTAATGGCGGGCTTCTGCTACTGGCTGGCACCGCCCGATTTTGAGCTGATTACCAGCTTGCTGCTGGGCTGGGACGGGTTCCTGGTGGGCATTTTGCTGCTTACCTGGCTCACCATCCTGCAGGCCAGCACCGCC
This region of Hymenobacter sedentarius genomic DNA includes:
- a CDS encoding MBOAT family O-acyltransferase — encoded protein: MLFNSLHFLVFFPIVVGLYYGLPPRWRGPLLLLASYYFYMSWRAAYALLLLATTLVDYYSGYRMSQLPTRQERRPYLYLSLVSNLGTLFVFKYFNFFRDATLQLAGALHLPHASWPALGLLLPVGVSFYTFQSVGYIIDVYQGRLEAERNFGRFALFVAFFPQLVAGPIERGGHMLPQYRQTHAFDYQKVVSGLRLMAWGLFKKVVVADRLALFVNPVFNNPQQHPEGPLLVLATLAFAFQIYGDFSGYTDMARGAARVLGFDFNLNFRQPYLSASVPEFWRRWHISLSSWFRDYVYIPLGGSRVAPARAYGNLMAVFLISGLWHGANWTFLVWGGLHGLYLVLSTWAKPLRERLAQLTGLAAHSRLRHGLGVLVTFTLVTYAWIFFRANSLADALYISRHLGSGWTALNGRRIGTLLLDFSQHYRPELAMALFAVFVMMLVEYLGRNRSLQDWMTAQPFRVRWVGYVGLTLLILYLGIFNSTSFIYFQF
- a CDS encoding glycosyltransferase family 4 protein, coding for MPSPRPLRLLVITYYWPPSGGAGVQRCLKFVKHLGSFGVEPTVITVDPAEATYPVLDESLLAEVPAGVRVIRTGTSEPFESYKKLTGRAVPYGGFANEGKPGLMQKAMRFVRGNVFIPDPRRGWNRHALAAVERLLAAGETFDAVLTSSPPHSTQLIGLELQRRHGLRWLADLRDPWTDIYYYKDLHHTPLAAWLDARYERRVLTQADAVLVTSPETKRLFLAKLPDLPSAKFHVLPNGYDESDFQQPSQPPTDCLRITHTGTITELYHINRLLEAVAACATRNPDVPLRLRFVGQVSAELRHQIELAGLLPTTEFLTFVPHDESVKHLLCASALLMAIPDVPRNFGILPGKVFEYLAANKPILCVGPAGCDADILLQECAAGHALPYQDYALMLETLEGMVDQWRKNPNLDLPAISHERYSRVSLTQRLAELVRVK
- the ffh gene encoding signal recognition particle protein, yielding MFDNLSTKLDRAFKTLKGQGSISEINVAATIKEIRRALVDADVNYKVAKDVTDKIKEAAMGRDVLTAVSPGQLMVKIVYDELTELMGGEKKDITIKGDPAVILLSGLQGSGKTTFAGKLASYVKKQNRTVLLVACDVYRPAAIDQLKVLGEQIGVEVYSEVENKNPVEISRNAIEYAKKNNKKVVIIDTAGRLAVDEQMMREIEAVKAAINPSETLFVVDSMTGQDAVNTAKTFNDRLNFDGVVLTKLDGDSRGGAALSIRAVVEKPIKFISTGEKMDALDLFYPDRMAQRILGMGDVISLVERAQQQFDEDEAKRINAKIRKNQFNFDDFLSQLEQIKKMGNIKDLMGMIPGMSKAMKDVEIDDDAFKPVEAIIKSMTKQERANPDILNGSRKRRLAKGSGTDIQQVNALMKQFDDMRKMMRTMNKMSQTKGGMAQMAKMMGGMKGGPGGMMR